From the genome of Spirochaetota bacterium:
ATTATATTGCTGATAGGATAGCTATGCTCTACAAGGGTGAGATAGTACAATGTGATACACCTGAAGGAATAAAAAACAGCACCAATCCTATTGTAAGACAGTTCATTGACGGAAAGTTAGAAGGGCCTATAGATATTTCAAGATAACAGGAATAATTTTTTTGAAATGAAAAGATATCTTTGGGATATCCCATGTCACAGCTTGGGATTCCCTTATTATTTCTATAAGGATAAGTGTTAGAATATTAAGGAGGGAATATTATGAAAAAGAATGAGATAGCTGTAGGATTGTTCTTCTTCATAGCATTGGCGATACTCGGTTATTACACAATTATTATGAACGGTGGGATATTTCGATCTCATGAATACTACAACATGAGCGTAATATTTACAGATGTAGAGGGATTAGGGAAAAGTGATAAGGTAAAGGTAAATGGTGTATTGTCCGGATCAGTGGAGGCGATACAACTGAGGGAAGGGGGTGTATGGGTATTGCTCAAGATGTTTAATAGTTTTAAACTCTATGAGAACTATAATATTAAGATTAAGAATGAGACAGCTCTTGTAGGAAAGTATGTGGGCATCTACCCTGGTATTGAATATGATAATGGCAAGAGATATGCAATAGTTG
Proteins encoded in this window:
- a CDS encoding MlaD family protein; protein product: MKKNEIAVGLFFFIALAILGYYTIIMNGGIFRSHEYYNMSVIFTDVEGLGKSDKVKVNGVLSGSVEAIQLREGGVWVLLKMFNSFKLYENYNIKIKNETALVGKYVGIYPGIEYDNGKRYAIVESMENLQGESVGDIFGIVTNFITENRANISKTVKNLEEITRKINTGKGTLGKLVNENQVHENTDGLISEIRESIEDLREQAPITSFIRAALTAF